In one Ananas comosus cultivar F153 linkage group 12, ASM154086v1, whole genome shotgun sequence genomic region, the following are encoded:
- the LOC109718337 gene encoding topless-related protein 4-like isoform X2 → MPSPSHGGGGGGAAAASAPTSGASAGADGELFFLVHQYLVENNLHDTARMFERESGSFFSLRRFKRAVIAGDWDEAEWYVSGFTDVDSNPQSKKLIFELRRMKYFDTHDRMEGEKEMQILSNDLKLFDTKDALTTPPVRDMLLRRDCAFEELKGLIEKNHDFEGKLKEFPKLETRNLRTIFGAPLISTRGSRPPALAVHRGIQVQVMECENAESKEKRKTWANVIRPSQCQILRLHDDMPAAEMHELRYMNLGHDILALDSSGVHKIWRWKEFDQNASEKLWRPALCIGVTDRSGSSTKELVHCFAVSRSESYAVSTSGGKITLFDLPTFSNRKCFMNSPPAATFLALDAQEDNIIAIGRDDSSILIYNFTANEIIKELKGHHEKRVTGLAFSTELNVLISSGADAQLSKWGTHGWEHQGSKRLQVPTISAGRFARTKVQFHHDQVHLLVVHAAKLAIYDAAKLECLHQWCTPKLSRRYITHATYSCVAKMIYASFTDGCVGILTPSLELGCVIRPTAYLSGPRYKILNQSPYFWVKCMDCPCTITKLQFRSCCFLCFICVPTYHCCSSF, encoded by the exons ATGCCATCGCCGTCgcacggtggcggcggcggcggcgccgccgccgcctccgcccccACCTCCGGCGCCTCCGCCGGCGCCGATGGCGAGCTCTTCTTCCTCGTCCACCAATACCTCGTGGAGAACAACCTCCACGACACCGCTCGCAT GTTCGAGAGGGAGTCCGGAAGCTTCTTCAGCCTCCGCCGCTTCAAGAGGGCGGTGATCGCCGGCGATTGGGACGAGGCGGAGTGGTACGTCTCCGGATTCACGGATGTCGACTCGAACCCCCAATCGAAGAAGCTCATCTTCGAGCTCCGCAGGATGAAGTACTTCGACACCCACGATCG GATGGAGGGGGAGAAGGAGATGCAAATTCTCTCGAATGATCTCAAACTGTTCGATACGAAGGATGCTCTCACCACCCCTCCTGTGAG GGATATGCTATTGCGGAGGGATTGTGCTTTTGAGGAGCTGAAGGGGCTGATTGAGAAGAACCATGATTTCGAGGGCAAGCTGAAGGAGTTTCCAAAGCTTGAAACGCGGAACCTTCGAACCATTTTTGGTGCGCCTCTGATTTCTACTCGTGGCAGCAG gcCTCCTGCACTTGCAGTCCACAGAGGCATACAGGTGCAAGTAATGGAATGTGAG AATGCTGaatcaaaagagaaaagaaaaacatgggCCAACGTTATTAGGCCATCTCAGTGTCAAATTTTGAGGCTTCATGATGATATGCCGGCAGCTGAG ATGCATGAACTGAGATATATGAATTTGGGGCATGATATATTGGCACTTGACTCGAGTGGCGTTCACAAGATATGGAGATGGAAAGAATTTGATCAAAATGCTTCTGAAAAG TTATGGCGACCTGCACTCTGCATTGGAGTTACCGATAGAAGTGGTAGCTCTACAAAAGAACTTGTGCATTGCTTTGCAGTGTCAAGGAGCGAGTCATATGCCGTGTCCACATCAGGCGGAAAAATAACTTTGTTTGATCTTCCTACATTCTCG AACAGGAAATGTTTCATGAATTCCCCTCCTGCAGCAACTTTTCTGGCTCTTGATGCACAGGAAGACAACATCATCGCCATTGGCAGGGATGACTCCAGCATATTAATCTATAATTTCACAGCCaatgag ATCATAAAAGAGCTAAAGGGGCATCATGAGAAGAGAGTAACAGGCCTCGCCTTTTCTACCGAGCTGAATGTACTCATATCATCAGGAGCAGATGCTCAG TTATCCAAATGGGGCACTCATGGATGGGAACATCAAGGAAGTAAGCGTCTACAAGTACCCACCATATCTGCGGGCCGTTTTGCACGGACAAAAGTTCAGTTTCACCATGATCAGGTCCATCTACTGGTTGTCCATGCGGCGAAGTTAGCTATATATGATGCAGCGAAACTCGAATGCCTTCACCAG TGGTGCACCCCAAAACTATCCAGAAGATATATTACACATGCAACATACTCGTGCGTTGCCAAGATGATATATGCAAGTTTCACTGATGGATGTGTGGGAATACTAACCCCATCTCTTGAATTGGGCTGTGTAATTAGACCTACAGCATATCTGAGTGGTCCAAGGTACAAAATTCTGAATCAGAGCCCTTATTTctgggtaaaatgtatggattgCCCCTGTACTATCACGAAGTTGCAG tTCCGATCATGCTGTTTTCTCTGTTTTATTTGTGTACCCACTTACCATTGCTGCTCATCCTTCTGA
- the LOC109718337 gene encoding topless-related protein 1-like isoform X3, translated as MPSPSHGGGGGGAAAASAPTSGASAGADGELFFLVHQYLVENNLHDTARMFERESGSFFSLRRFKRAVIAGDWDEAEWYVSGFTDVDSNPQSKKLIFELRRMKYFDTHDRMEGEKEMQILSNDLKLFDTKDALTTPPVRDMLLRRDCAFEELKGLIEKNHDFEGKLKEFPKLETRNLRTIFGAPLISTRGSRPPALAVHRGIQVQVMECEMHELRYMNLGHDILALDSSGVHKIWRWKEFDQNASEKLWRPALCIGVTDRSGSSTKELVHCFAVSRSESYAVSTSGGKITLFDLPTFSNRKCFMNSPPAATFLALDAQEDNIIAIGRDDSSILIYNFTANEIIKELKGHHEKRVTGLAFSTELNVLISSGADAQLSKWGTHGWEHQGSKRLQVPTISAGRFARTKVQFHHDQVHLLVVHAAKLAIYDAAKLECLHQWCTPKLSRRYITHATYSCVAKMIYASFTDGCVGILTPSLELGCVIRPTAYLSGPSSDHAVFSVLFVYPLTIAAHPSEPMRFALGLSNGKVVILEPLESNRSWLNPPLSRPPPPLPKNTINGSSNAVEKTIPESR; from the exons ATGCCATCGCCGTCgcacggtggcggcggcggcggcgccgccgccgcctccgcccccACCTCCGGCGCCTCCGCCGGCGCCGATGGCGAGCTCTTCTTCCTCGTCCACCAATACCTCGTGGAGAACAACCTCCACGACACCGCTCGCAT GTTCGAGAGGGAGTCCGGAAGCTTCTTCAGCCTCCGCCGCTTCAAGAGGGCGGTGATCGCCGGCGATTGGGACGAGGCGGAGTGGTACGTCTCCGGATTCACGGATGTCGACTCGAACCCCCAATCGAAGAAGCTCATCTTCGAGCTCCGCAGGATGAAGTACTTCGACACCCACGATCG GATGGAGGGGGAGAAGGAGATGCAAATTCTCTCGAATGATCTCAAACTGTTCGATACGAAGGATGCTCTCACCACCCCTCCTGTGAG GGATATGCTATTGCGGAGGGATTGTGCTTTTGAGGAGCTGAAGGGGCTGATTGAGAAGAACCATGATTTCGAGGGCAAGCTGAAGGAGTTTCCAAAGCTTGAAACGCGGAACCTTCGAACCATTTTTGGTGCGCCTCTGATTTCTACTCGTGGCAGCAG gcCTCCTGCACTTGCAGTCCACAGAGGCATACAGGTGCAAGTAATGGAATGTGAG ATGCATGAACTGAGATATATGAATTTGGGGCATGATATATTGGCACTTGACTCGAGTGGCGTTCACAAGATATGGAGATGGAAAGAATTTGATCAAAATGCTTCTGAAAAG TTATGGCGACCTGCACTCTGCATTGGAGTTACCGATAGAAGTGGTAGCTCTACAAAAGAACTTGTGCATTGCTTTGCAGTGTCAAGGAGCGAGTCATATGCCGTGTCCACATCAGGCGGAAAAATAACTTTGTTTGATCTTCCTACATTCTCG AACAGGAAATGTTTCATGAATTCCCCTCCTGCAGCAACTTTTCTGGCTCTTGATGCACAGGAAGACAACATCATCGCCATTGGCAGGGATGACTCCAGCATATTAATCTATAATTTCACAGCCaatgag ATCATAAAAGAGCTAAAGGGGCATCATGAGAAGAGAGTAACAGGCCTCGCCTTTTCTACCGAGCTGAATGTACTCATATCATCAGGAGCAGATGCTCAG TTATCCAAATGGGGCACTCATGGATGGGAACATCAAGGAAGTAAGCGTCTACAAGTACCCACCATATCTGCGGGCCGTTTTGCACGGACAAAAGTTCAGTTTCACCATGATCAGGTCCATCTACTGGTTGTCCATGCGGCGAAGTTAGCTATATATGATGCAGCGAAACTCGAATGCCTTCACCAG TGGTGCACCCCAAAACTATCCAGAAGATATATTACACATGCAACATACTCGTGCGTTGCCAAGATGATATATGCAAGTTTCACTGATGGATGTGTGGGAATACTAACCCCATCTCTTGAATTGGGCTGTGTAATTAGACCTACAGCATATCTGAGTGGTCCAAG tTCCGATCATGCTGTTTTCTCTGTTTTATTTGTGTACCCACTTACCATTGCTGCTCATCCTTCTGAGCCGATGCGATTCGCACTTGGTCTCTCCAACGGCAAAGTCGTAATTCTAGAGCCTCTTGAATCAAATAGAAGTTGGTTAAACCCACCACTATCACGACCACCGCCGCCATTACCGAAAAATACAATCAACGGTTCCAGCAATGCTGTTGAGAAAACGATTCCCGAGAGTCGATAA
- the LOC109718337 gene encoding topless-related protein 4-like isoform X4 yields the protein MPSPSHGGGGGGAAAASAPTSGASAGADGELFFLVHQYLVENNLHDTARMFERESGSFFSLRRFKRAVIAGDWDEAEWYVSGFTDVDSNPQSKKLIFELRRMKYFDTHDRMEGEKEMQILSNDLKLFDTKDALTTPPVRDMLLRRDCAFEELKGLIEKNHDFEGKLKEFPKLETRNLRTIFGAPLISTRGSRPPALAVHRGIQVQVMECENRKCFMNSPPAATFLALDAQEDNIIAIGRDDSSILIYNFTANEIIKELKGHHEKRVTGLAFSTELNVLISSGADAQLSKWGTHGWEHQGSKRLQVPTISAGRFARTKVQFHHDQVHLLVVHAAKLAIYDAAKLECLHQWCTPKLSRRYITHATYSCVAKMIYASFTDGCVGILTPSLELGCVIRPTAYLSGPSSDHAVFSVLFVYPLTIAAHPSEPMRFALGLSNGKVVILEPLESNRSWLNPPLSRPPPPLPKNTINGSSNAVEKTIPESR from the exons ATGCCATCGCCGTCgcacggtggcggcggcggcggcgccgccgccgcctccgcccccACCTCCGGCGCCTCCGCCGGCGCCGATGGCGAGCTCTTCTTCCTCGTCCACCAATACCTCGTGGAGAACAACCTCCACGACACCGCTCGCAT GTTCGAGAGGGAGTCCGGAAGCTTCTTCAGCCTCCGCCGCTTCAAGAGGGCGGTGATCGCCGGCGATTGGGACGAGGCGGAGTGGTACGTCTCCGGATTCACGGATGTCGACTCGAACCCCCAATCGAAGAAGCTCATCTTCGAGCTCCGCAGGATGAAGTACTTCGACACCCACGATCG GATGGAGGGGGAGAAGGAGATGCAAATTCTCTCGAATGATCTCAAACTGTTCGATACGAAGGATGCTCTCACCACCCCTCCTGTGAG GGATATGCTATTGCGGAGGGATTGTGCTTTTGAGGAGCTGAAGGGGCTGATTGAGAAGAACCATGATTTCGAGGGCAAGCTGAAGGAGTTTCCAAAGCTTGAAACGCGGAACCTTCGAACCATTTTTGGTGCGCCTCTGATTTCTACTCGTGGCAGCAG gcCTCCTGCACTTGCAGTCCACAGAGGCATACAGGTGCAAGTAATGGAATGTGAG AACAGGAAATGTTTCATGAATTCCCCTCCTGCAGCAACTTTTCTGGCTCTTGATGCACAGGAAGACAACATCATCGCCATTGGCAGGGATGACTCCAGCATATTAATCTATAATTTCACAGCCaatgag ATCATAAAAGAGCTAAAGGGGCATCATGAGAAGAGAGTAACAGGCCTCGCCTTTTCTACCGAGCTGAATGTACTCATATCATCAGGAGCAGATGCTCAG TTATCCAAATGGGGCACTCATGGATGGGAACATCAAGGAAGTAAGCGTCTACAAGTACCCACCATATCTGCGGGCCGTTTTGCACGGACAAAAGTTCAGTTTCACCATGATCAGGTCCATCTACTGGTTGTCCATGCGGCGAAGTTAGCTATATATGATGCAGCGAAACTCGAATGCCTTCACCAG TGGTGCACCCCAAAACTATCCAGAAGATATATTACACATGCAACATACTCGTGCGTTGCCAAGATGATATATGCAAGTTTCACTGATGGATGTGTGGGAATACTAACCCCATCTCTTGAATTGGGCTGTGTAATTAGACCTACAGCATATCTGAGTGGTCCAAG tTCCGATCATGCTGTTTTCTCTGTTTTATTTGTGTACCCACTTACCATTGCTGCTCATCCTTCTGAGCCGATGCGATTCGCACTTGGTCTCTCCAACGGCAAAGTCGTAATTCTAGAGCCTCTTGAATCAAATAGAAGTTGGTTAAACCCACCACTATCACGACCACCGCCGCCATTACCGAAAAATACAATCAACGGTTCCAGCAATGCTGTTGAGAAAACGATTCCCGAGAGTCGATAA
- the LOC109718337 gene encoding topless-related protein 1-like isoform X1, producing the protein MPSPSHGGGGGGAAAASAPTSGASAGADGELFFLVHQYLVENNLHDTARMFERESGSFFSLRRFKRAVIAGDWDEAEWYVSGFTDVDSNPQSKKLIFELRRMKYFDTHDRMEGEKEMQILSNDLKLFDTKDALTTPPVRDMLLRRDCAFEELKGLIEKNHDFEGKLKEFPKLETRNLRTIFGAPLISTRGSRPPALAVHRGIQVQVMECENAESKEKRKTWANVIRPSQCQILRLHDDMPAAEMHELRYMNLGHDILALDSSGVHKIWRWKEFDQNASEKLWRPALCIGVTDRSGSSTKELVHCFAVSRSESYAVSTSGGKITLFDLPTFSNRKCFMNSPPAATFLALDAQEDNIIAIGRDDSSILIYNFTANEIIKELKGHHEKRVTGLAFSTELNVLISSGADAQLSKWGTHGWEHQGSKRLQVPTISAGRFARTKVQFHHDQVHLLVVHAAKLAIYDAAKLECLHQWCTPKLSRRYITHATYSCVAKMIYASFTDGCVGILTPSLELGCVIRPTAYLSGPSSDHAVFSVLFVYPLTIAAHPSEPMRFALGLSNGKVVILEPLESNRSWLNPPLSRPPPPLPKNTINGSSNAVEKTIPESR; encoded by the exons ATGCCATCGCCGTCgcacggtggcggcggcggcggcgccgccgccgcctccgcccccACCTCCGGCGCCTCCGCCGGCGCCGATGGCGAGCTCTTCTTCCTCGTCCACCAATACCTCGTGGAGAACAACCTCCACGACACCGCTCGCAT GTTCGAGAGGGAGTCCGGAAGCTTCTTCAGCCTCCGCCGCTTCAAGAGGGCGGTGATCGCCGGCGATTGGGACGAGGCGGAGTGGTACGTCTCCGGATTCACGGATGTCGACTCGAACCCCCAATCGAAGAAGCTCATCTTCGAGCTCCGCAGGATGAAGTACTTCGACACCCACGATCG GATGGAGGGGGAGAAGGAGATGCAAATTCTCTCGAATGATCTCAAACTGTTCGATACGAAGGATGCTCTCACCACCCCTCCTGTGAG GGATATGCTATTGCGGAGGGATTGTGCTTTTGAGGAGCTGAAGGGGCTGATTGAGAAGAACCATGATTTCGAGGGCAAGCTGAAGGAGTTTCCAAAGCTTGAAACGCGGAACCTTCGAACCATTTTTGGTGCGCCTCTGATTTCTACTCGTGGCAGCAG gcCTCCTGCACTTGCAGTCCACAGAGGCATACAGGTGCAAGTAATGGAATGTGAG AATGCTGaatcaaaagagaaaagaaaaacatgggCCAACGTTATTAGGCCATCTCAGTGTCAAATTTTGAGGCTTCATGATGATATGCCGGCAGCTGAG ATGCATGAACTGAGATATATGAATTTGGGGCATGATATATTGGCACTTGACTCGAGTGGCGTTCACAAGATATGGAGATGGAAAGAATTTGATCAAAATGCTTCTGAAAAG TTATGGCGACCTGCACTCTGCATTGGAGTTACCGATAGAAGTGGTAGCTCTACAAAAGAACTTGTGCATTGCTTTGCAGTGTCAAGGAGCGAGTCATATGCCGTGTCCACATCAGGCGGAAAAATAACTTTGTTTGATCTTCCTACATTCTCG AACAGGAAATGTTTCATGAATTCCCCTCCTGCAGCAACTTTTCTGGCTCTTGATGCACAGGAAGACAACATCATCGCCATTGGCAGGGATGACTCCAGCATATTAATCTATAATTTCACAGCCaatgag ATCATAAAAGAGCTAAAGGGGCATCATGAGAAGAGAGTAACAGGCCTCGCCTTTTCTACCGAGCTGAATGTACTCATATCATCAGGAGCAGATGCTCAG TTATCCAAATGGGGCACTCATGGATGGGAACATCAAGGAAGTAAGCGTCTACAAGTACCCACCATATCTGCGGGCCGTTTTGCACGGACAAAAGTTCAGTTTCACCATGATCAGGTCCATCTACTGGTTGTCCATGCGGCGAAGTTAGCTATATATGATGCAGCGAAACTCGAATGCCTTCACCAG TGGTGCACCCCAAAACTATCCAGAAGATATATTACACATGCAACATACTCGTGCGTTGCCAAGATGATATATGCAAGTTTCACTGATGGATGTGTGGGAATACTAACCCCATCTCTTGAATTGGGCTGTGTAATTAGACCTACAGCATATCTGAGTGGTCCAAG tTCCGATCATGCTGTTTTCTCTGTTTTATTTGTGTACCCACTTACCATTGCTGCTCATCCTTCTGAGCCGATGCGATTCGCACTTGGTCTCTCCAACGGCAAAGTCGTAATTCTAGAGCCTCTTGAATCAAATAGAAGTTGGTTAAACCCACCACTATCACGACCACCGCCGCCATTACCGAAAAATACAATCAACGGTTCCAGCAATGCTGTTGAGAAAACGATTCCCGAGAGTCGATAA